The window agtttaatgtccgaaagtaacgtttgacacattttgttatttttgcaattttcacaaagaagtttcgcgagtattttatacaaaagcgtggaaaccactagctttgcttctttggcgtttccggtcaccgattcgattgaaatcatggagacgacgagccgtaaagttgagaaaatattgtactgtctgttcagggtaaggtgtagatctatacgtaacgtttgacactttgtagatctaatgtttgacacttgcccataattcttctcccgacgaattgaattagcttatattatcccatgacctgcctctttatctctgttagctgaggaggtgattattctgaatattccatcacaaccatatggatatcctatggatatcccatcacaaccgagtttcgatctcaactgtcattggtcattgtctttgatttcagagtacaattgaataatttatggaggtcatctgcatattcagagtttacagatggactactttttacaattagtcaagttttgactaaatgttttaacgtataggggggaatcgagacgagggtcgtggtgtgtgcgtgtgtgtgtgtgtgtgtgtgtgtgtgtgtgtagagcgattcagactaaactactggaccgatctttatgaaatttgacttgatagttcctgggtatgatatccccagactttttttcttcattttttcttataaatgtctttgatgacgtcatatccggcttttcgtgaaagttgaggcggcactgtcacgctctcatttttcaaccaaattggttgaaattttggtcaagtaatattcgacgaagcccggacttcggtattgcatttcagcgtggtggcttaaaaattaatttatgactttggtcattaaaactctgaaaattgtaaaaaaaaaaaagtttttataaaacgatacacatttacgttcatcttattctccattattttctgattccaaaaacatataaatatgttatatttggattaaaaacaagctcagaaaattaaaaatataaaaattattatcaaaattaaattttcgaaatcaatttaaaaacactttcatcttattccttgtcggttcctgaagagagagagagagagagagagagagagagagagagagagagagagagagagagagagagagagagagagagagagagagagagagagagagagagagaaagaaagaaagaaagaaagaaagaaagaaagagagagagagagagagtgagagagagaaagagagagagagagagaatgagagagagagagagagtttgtttgtttgtttgtttgcttaacgcccagccgaccacgaagggcggccacacacacacacacacacacacacacacacacacacacacacacacacacacacacacacacaaaacccgaccgactgaatatgtaagtgatccacgtgtgaaaaccaaaacataacagcgcgatgacagccaacatttctatccccgactgacaaacagtaacactgcatgcaaactgacttgggtcaacgatcaaaccagcacggcccgaactgaatttgttgcgctgccattatcgtgcgcaattctggtaaaaatataaacccggtatgccgaattgagtataacgaaagtcgatgtcatatacatgatacacaaggatattttaaaatgactttcaaaatgtaaaagcagatagcagacctttttataagcaatttgaatgactgaatgtctacatacaagtcgaatgacgccgtccattatgctgacaaatgggaactagctatgcgcatgaattcattgacatgaatttcgactgcggaggcttttggcaagctgaaaacaggcacgggcaggttttagtggaaaaagtaagtgtttttaatgaaaacgtcggagtaatgggataaatagcttacacactcccagttctgattatcttgcatattgtgtaaccaactgcttgctacttttggaggcaaatttgattgaagaaaaattcgatcctctgtttttgttaatatccgtgttacgattcaggaggatacgttcatatccgtgcaacgatttaggaggagacatttatgtccttgtaaatattgtagccaaagctgaaaaaatgcttttgggttagcagggggaaggaatattttcatgagattgttttaacacctccccaacataaaaaaaatcaaagttttttttttttaaatttggattttgctaggattttacgtacaactaattaaaaaaattcgatttgattgagaaccttgttccagatgtacatagacattaggttaaaactgtattctaaatgtctgtttgaatattgtagttatttttgacattttcattgatttcatgtccactgactccatgtaacacgtgacaggtagaacgcagatttgacctgttttgaacatgatgttactttttttgtggtgctttgatgttccataattacctaatcttcaaaatatgaatgtatcctaaaggtctatttaatatcacagttgtcatttataacattttgaataatttcatgtccactcacacagtgtaacatgtgacacgtacaatgctgttatgacttgcttttaacatgttttgctattgtttctgttttcatattccataaataacctaatctttagattgtaaatgaaaagttagtgtatgtataacattctggttgttatttcaaatattatgaatattttcatgtccatcaatatttttgtaacacgtgacacctacaacaacatgtttaactagtttgagcaaactgtaacaacttttagggatatttttaacatgtgtcagtgtttctgttgaagtgttatattttattttagggtttatacttcttgtggttacttagcagaaagtatcagttttgacttttatgatgtttgagcgttttgcgacattacgtgacactgcattcaagatttggctccaaatgtacttttaaagactgataatgcttctgcagggtctgtttactagaaataaatcattaccagttgtatgaaatgatattaatggcttctgtggtcagttttgttgcacatgtggcttttctcaaaattggcgttttatggcatattatcaaaccgtacacatttcccaaatgcacaaaccattcttttattacacaaatgtgttcatcaaagactaatgtatcacttaaaacaccaaaaaaaatcaactgaaaaggtttagtttgtcacaaatgtccaagcacccccccagcaccttttggcaaagcctcatataaaaattattatcaaaattaaattgtccaaatcaatttaaaaacactttcatcttattccttgtcggttcatgattccaaaaacatatagatatgatatgtttggattaaaaacacgctcagaaagttaaaacaaagagaggtacagaaaagcgtgctatccttcttagcgcaactactaccccgctcttcttgtcaatttcactgcctttgccatgagcggtggactgacgatgctacgagtatacggtcttgctgaaaaatggcattgcgttcagtttcattctgtgagttcgacagctacttgactaaatattgtattttcgccttacgcgacttgttatatttagtcaagttttgactaaatattttaacatcgagggggaatcgaaacgagggtcgtggtgtatgtgtgtgtgtatgtgtgtgtgtgtgtgtgtgtgtgtgtgtgtgtgcgtgcgtgcgtgtagagcgattcagaccaaactactggaccgatctttatgaaatttgacatgagagttcctgggattgatatccccatacgtttttttcatttttttgataaatgtctttgatgacgtcatatccggcttttcgtgaaagttgaggcggcactgtcacgccctcatttttcaaccaaattggttgaaattttggtcaagtaatcttcgacgaagcccggacttcggtattgcatttcagcttggtggcttaaaaattaattaatgactttggtcattaaaaatctgaaaattgtaaaaaaaaataaaaatttataaaacgatccaaatttacgtttaacttattctccatcatttgctgattccaaaaacatataaatatgttatattcggattaaaaacaagctctgaaaattaaatatataaaaattattatcaaaattaaattgtccaaatcaatttaaaaacactttcatcttattccttgtcggttcctgattccaaaaacatatagatatgatatgtttggattaaaaacacgctcagaaagttaaaacaaagagaggtacagaaaagcgtgctatccttcttagcgcaactactaccccgctcttcttgtcaatttcactgcctttgccatgagcggtggactgacgatgctacgagtatacggtcttgctgaaaaatggcagctacttgactaaatattgtattttcgccttacgcgacttgtttatatttggtcaagttttgactaaatattttaacatcgagggggaatcgaaacgagggtcgtggtgtatgtgcgtgtgtgtgtgcgtgtgtgtgtgtgtctgtgtgtgtgtgtagagcgattcagactaaactactggaccgatctttatgaaatttgacaggagagttcctgggtatgaaatccccatacgtttttttcatttttttgataaatgtctttgatgacgtcatatctggcttttcgtgaaagttgaggcggcactgtcacgccctcatttttcaaccaaattggttgaaattttggtcaagtaatcttcgacgaagcccggacttcggtattgcatttcagcttggtggcttaaaaattaattaatgactttggtcattaaaaatctgaaaattgtaaaaaaaaataacaatttataaaacgatccaaatttacgtttatcttcttctccatcatttgctgattccagaaacatataaatatgttatattccgattaaaaacgagctctgaaaattaaatatataaaaattattatcaaaattaaattgtccaaatcaatttaaaaacactttcatcttattccttgtcggttcctgattccaaaaacatatagatatgatatgtttggattaaaaacacgctcagaaagttaaaacaaagagaggtacagaaaagcgtgctatccttctcagcgcaactactaccccgctcttcttgtcaatttcactgcctttgccatgagcgctggactgacgatgctacgagtatacggtcttgctgaaaaatggcattgcgttcaatttcattctgtgagttcgacagctacttgactaaatattgtattttcgcctgacgcgacttgttatatttagtcaagttttgactaaatattttaacatcgagggggaatcgaaacgagggtcgtggtgtatgtgtgtctgtctgtctgtctgtgcgtgtgtgtgtgtgtgtgtgtgtgtgtagagcgattcagactaaactactggaccgatctttatgaaatttgacatgagagttcctgggtatgaaatccccgtacgtttttttcatttttttgataaatgtctttgatgacgtcatattcggcttttcgtgaaagttgaggcgtcacgccctcatttttcaaccaaattggttcaaattttggtcaagtaatcttcgacgaagcccggacttcggtattgcatttcagcgtggtggcttaaaaattaattaatgactttggtcattaaaaatcggaaaattgtaaaaaaaaaaaaatatttataaaacgatccaaatttacgtttatcttattctccatcatttgctgattccaaaaacatataaatttgttatattcggattaaaaacaagctctgaaaattaaatatataaacattattatcaaatttttttttcgaaatcaatttaaaaaaactttcatcttattccttgtcggttcctgattccaaaaacatatagatatgatatgtttggattaaaaacacgctcagaaagttaaaacaaagagaggtacagaaaagcgtgctatccttcttagcgcaactactaccccgctcttcttgtcaatttcactgcctttgccatgagcggtggcctgacgatgctacgagtaaaatggcattgcgttcagtttcattatgtgagttcgacagctacttgactaaatattgtattttcgccttacgcgacttgttttttcttctaagAAAGTCAATAGATCTGCCAGTAAATTTGATAACATTTCCTTGGTAATAAATGATATGACCAGAATGACGGGAGAGATATTGTTATGTTTTAACGGACCTCGATCATCGTTCTTTTGTCAATAGTTCTCTCCTTTTAGAAAGTATAAAAACAATACGCTCGCATTTGAATTGACGTGAATAACGTATAAATATAAGTTAGTGGCGACACATCTTGGAAGAGAATAATCAATCATTTTAATCTCTGCATGACTGAGTTGCTTTTTTCCCTAATACACACAGTATTAGGGCTCAGATTTAGATGTCTAATTGCAATTTCTTaagttttttttgttatcagtTTCGaattcattttgtcaagttcTTATAATACCATGACACAGacattgaacattttttttcttcttctcaaaacatatttttacagCCTAATGGTTTGACGTCTTGTCACATTTTGCTGTTGTGTCGATGCAGTTGGAGAATGCAATCGCAAAGACTGCCCAACAGAGAACGGTGGCTGCAGGATGGGAGAATGCAATCGCAAAGACTGCCCAACAGAGAACGGTGGCTGCAGGATGGGGCTCTGTTTCTGTGATGATGGATATGAATTGTCTGAATTTGAAGATCAACGTTGTGTCTTGCCAAGGTGAAAACTTTGAAAATATTGTTTTCCTTTTGGACGTTATAGACATCCACAACTTTGCGTGGGTTTGAGTCTCTGGTAACACTCACACAatgttaaaaattgattaaATCTCACCGTCTTTCAATGTCACATGGGTGCCATATAAGAGCCGACAATGGGAACTGATTTTGTTTAGATTTTAGCTATCAATATGGTTTAtgtatttcattttgtttcacaGAACTTTGGCAGATTTGTGTGAATTTTGGTTTATGCACACGTTAATAAGCGGTTTTTGCTAGTGGTATCCTCACTTCTGTTGCAGGTCGAAGGACGAAGAGACGCCAGGCTGTAAGTTTTGTTTTCAATGTTGAATACCTAGTGATGCGtatatttgaaaaatgataaCAGTTTTGTGTCTGTTAACTTTGACATACACAGCAGTTAATTGAACTAGTTTACGTATACAATCACCACGCATACCCCGGTTGCTTCTTTCAAAACCTTTCCTTTgcagaatcacacacacacacacacacacacacacacacacacacacacacacacacacacacacacacacacacacacacacacacacattcgttaTTGATGTCTTCGCTTGAATTATCGCTGGAAACCACCACTTGATCCATAGTGAAGTGAAATTGTTCCATTTTCAGCGACAGACTCCACATTGGCCATCGGTTTGGGAGTAGGTCTAGGAGTTCTGGCGCTGATCGTGGTAGCTGTCGCTTGCTACTTGTACAAGAAAGGGCAGAGTTCGGGAATTGCAGATGACAACCGGTACGTCAGGCCTGACAGCGCACCTGGAACCACTGCCAGCGAGAATCCTTCCTGGGCCTCAGTTTAACAATCAGGATTACCACGCAGGTAAGGAAACataactaagagagagagagagagagagagagagagagagagagagagagagagagagagagagagagagagagagagagagagagagagagagagagagagagagagagagagttttattCTATTATAGGCCTATTATTTTCAGTTTGTGTTTTTGAGATATTTGATTTAATAGCTGTGGTCTTTTTCTGTTCGTGTAAATGCATGCAcaactcgtgtgtgtgtgtgtgtgtgtgtgtgtgaatgtgtgtgaatgtgtgtgtggtgtgtgtgtgtttgtttgtttgtttgtgtgtgtatgtgtgtgtgtgtgtgtgtgtgtgtgtgtgtgtgtttaacagaCAATCCCCGTGAACATGGCTTGCAAGAAGGTAAGTACAGC of the Littorina saxatilis isolate snail1 linkage group LG14, US_GU_Lsax_2.0, whole genome shotgun sequence genome contains:
- the LOC138946568 gene encoding matrilin-2-like, whose translation is MARTNWCSVPVCEQECQEILNGLTPFLCSCKDGYILNDDKKTCREKEVASGCRRTDCPTENGGCSEEQCFCNIGYRLSDANMCQPTVTDWCAVASCEQGCNVTSDRSWFTCSCRDGCVLNIDKTTCRVGECNRKDCPTENGGCRMGECNRKDCPTENGGCRMGLCFCDDGYELSEFEDQRCVLPRSKDEETPGSTDSTLAIGLGVGLGVLALIVVAVACYLYKKGQSSGIADDNRYVRPDSAPGTTASENPSWASV